A genomic window from Streptococcus sanguinis includes:
- a CDS encoding 30S ribosomal protein S12: MPTINQLVRKPRKSKVEKSKSPALNIGYNSHKKVQTNVSSPQKRGVATRVGTMTPKKPNSALRKFARVRLSNLIEVTAYIPGIGHNLQEHSVVLLRGGRVKDLPGVRYHIVRGALDTAGVTDRKQGRSKYGTKKPKA; encoded by the coding sequence ATGCCTACAATTAACCAATTGGTTCGCAAACCGCGTAAATCAAAAGTAGAAAAATCTAAATCACCAGCTTTGAACATTGGTTACAACAGCCATAAAAAAGTTCAAACAAACGTATCTTCACCACAAAAACGTGGAGTTGCAACCCGTGTCGGAACTATGACACCTAAGAAACCGAACTCTGCCCTTCGTAAGTTTGCCCGTGTACGTCTGAGCAACCTGATTGAAGTTACAGCTTACATCCCAGGTATCGGACACAACCTGCAAGAGCACAGTGTGGTGCTTCTTCGTGGTGGACGTGTAAAAGACCTTCCAGGGGTACGTTATCATATCGTCCGCGGTGCACTTGATACAGCAGGTGTTACTGATCGTAAACAAGGCCGTTCTAAATACGGTACTAAAAAACCAAAAGCATAA
- a CDS encoding D-fructose-6-phosphate amidotransferase has translation MLQKYTQMVAVTKCIITKIKKIQENVDAYN, from the coding sequence ATGTTGCAAAAGTACACGCAGATGGTAGCTGTCACCAAGTGTATCATCACCAAAATTAAAAAAATACAGGAGAATGTAGATGCCTACAATTAA
- the rpsG gene encoding 30S ribosomal protein S7: protein MSRKNQAPKREVLPDPLYNSKLVTRLINRVMLDGKRGTAASIVYGAFDQIKEATGNDALEVFETAMENIMPVLEVRARRVGGSNYQVPVEVRPERRTTLGLRWLVTIARQRGEHTMVDRLAKEILDASNNTGAAVKKREDTHRMAEANRAFAHFRW from the coding sequence ATGAGTCGTAAAAACCAAGCGCCTAAGCGCGAAGTATTGCCAGATCCGCTTTACAATTCAAAATTAGTTACTCGTCTTATCAACCGCGTTATGCTTGATGGTAAGCGTGGTACAGCGGCTTCTATCGTTTACGGAGCTTTTGACCAAATCAAAGAAGCAACTGGAAACGATGCGCTGGAAGTATTTGAAACAGCTATGGAAAACATCATGCCTGTACTTGAAGTTCGTGCTCGCCGTGTCGGTGGTTCAAACTACCAAGTTCCGGTTGAAGTTCGTCCAGAACGCCGTACAACACTTGGACTTCGCTGGTTGGTAACTATTGCTCGTCAACGTGGTGAGCACACAATGGTTGACCGCCTTGCAAAAGAAATCTTGGATGCATCTAACAACACTGGTGCAGCTGTTAAGAAACGTGAAGACACTCACCGTATGGCAGAAGCTAACCGTGCCTTCGCACACTTCCGTTGGTAG